In the Actinomycetota bacterium genome, one interval contains:
- a CDS encoding ester cyclase encodes METRDLIPRFYKEVMENGNLDVIDELLAPDFVEHTLPPGSSYEPTREGVKNLIRDLTTGFSSLSIEVHDVIAQGDVAACRVTMNGTHSGEFMGLPATGKRISWDSCDWIRVHNGKAVEHWAVDDNLTMLQQLGVIPQV; translated from the coding sequence TTGGAGACACGCGACCTGATCCCACGCTTCTACAAGGAAGTGATGGAGAACGGGAACTTGGACGTGATCGACGAGTTGCTCGCGCCGGACTTCGTGGAGCACACGCTCCCACCGGGAAGCAGCTACGAACCCACAAGGGAAGGCGTGAAGAACCTCATTCGCGATCTGACCACCGGGTTCAGTTCATTGTCGATCGAGGTGCACGACGTGATCGCGCAGGGCGACGTCGCCGCATGCAGGGTCACCATGAACGGAACGCACAGCGGCGAGTTCATGGGTCTTCCGGCCACCGGCAAACGGATTTCGTGGGACTCGTGCGACTGGATACGAGTCCACAACGGCAAAGCCGTCGAGCACTGGGCCGTCGACGACAACCTGACCATGCTGCAGCAACTGGGCGTAATCCCCCAGGTGTAG